A genomic segment from Ramlibacter agri encodes:
- a CDS encoding tannase/feruloyl esterase family alpha/beta hydrolase, with product MPVKRASWSQARCAVVLLGVAALAQGCGGGDDAAAPAADVTSANIPPAIACANLQGLQLAHGTVTAAQAVPAGSYQPPGSATAFAGLPAFCRVTATLSPVPGSSTSMELWLPATGWNGRYLQVGTNGFGGTIAWNTMAPQLQRGFATASGDSGHTSPGGFSSSWFFESPERFADFAGRSVHEVAAGARQVVQAYYAQAARYAYYSGTSTGGRDGLRAAQKYPTDFDGILAGAAIQHFTRGATQMLFTSQRLAQSGFQGAAGNALLNLVQRTAVAQCDAADGVVDGIIRDPRACTWDPHALVCAAGQDPATCLTPAQADAVAASTSPLRDPVTQQALFVGQTISSQADWISFIVNPAYSLAVYQMGLDDPAWNGSTFDMHRDLPLLEAALSSNNATNPDLSAFQAAGGKLIQYQSWEDGVALPQAALQYYDQVRDATTGGDRTVQRSFYRLFMIPGTSHGGTGPGPYDIGQIGQTPVSNDASHDAITALQAWVERGSAPQQFIATKFRNNDRAQGIAMQRPICLYPSQAVYKGSGDTNDAGNFSCQ from the coding sequence ATGCCGGTCAAGAGAGCTTCCTGGTCCCAAGCACGTTGCGCCGTCGTCCTGCTGGGCGTGGCAGCGCTCGCGCAAGGATGCGGAGGCGGCGACGACGCAGCCGCCCCCGCGGCCGATGTCACGAGCGCCAACATTCCGCCTGCAATCGCCTGCGCGAACCTGCAGGGCCTGCAGCTGGCGCACGGCACAGTGACCGCCGCGCAAGCCGTTCCCGCCGGGTCCTACCAGCCGCCAGGCAGTGCGACCGCTTTCGCGGGCCTGCCGGCCTTCTGCCGGGTCACGGCGACGCTATCGCCGGTGCCCGGCTCTTCGACTTCGATGGAGTTGTGGCTTCCGGCGACCGGATGGAACGGCCGCTACCTGCAGGTCGGCACCAACGGGTTCGGCGGCACCATCGCGTGGAACACGATGGCACCGCAACTGCAGCGTGGCTTCGCCACCGCTTCGGGGGACAGCGGCCACACCAGCCCGGGCGGCTTCAGCTCCAGCTGGTTCTTCGAATCGCCGGAGCGTTTTGCCGACTTCGCAGGCCGCAGCGTCCACGAGGTGGCCGCCGGCGCCAGGCAGGTCGTCCAAGCCTACTACGCGCAGGCCGCCCGCTACGCGTACTACAGCGGCACGTCGACCGGCGGCCGCGATGGCCTGCGCGCGGCGCAGAAGTACCCGACCGACTTCGATGGCATCCTGGCGGGAGCCGCGATCCAGCACTTCACGCGGGGTGCGACCCAGATGCTGTTCACGAGCCAGCGGCTGGCGCAAAGCGGCTTCCAGGGCGCGGCGGGGAACGCCTTGCTGAACCTGGTGCAAAGAACCGCGGTGGCGCAATGCGATGCCGCCGATGGTGTCGTCGACGGCATCATTCGCGACCCGCGGGCCTGTACCTGGGATCCGCACGCGCTGGTGTGCGCGGCAGGCCAGGACCCGGCCACCTGCCTCACGCCCGCGCAGGCCGATGCGGTGGCGGCAAGCACGTCGCCCCTGCGCGACCCGGTCACGCAGCAAGCCTTGTTCGTCGGCCAGACGATCTCATCGCAGGCGGACTGGATCAGCTTCATCGTGAACCCGGCCTATTCGCTGGCGGTGTACCAGATGGGCCTGGACGACCCGGCCTGGAATGGATCGACCTTCGACATGCATCGAGACCTGCCCTTGCTCGAGGCGGCGCTCAGCTCCAACAACGCGACCAACCCGGACCTTTCCGCCTTCCAGGCCGCGGGTGGCAAGCTGATCCAGTACCAGAGCTGGGAGGACGGCGTGGCCTTGCCGCAGGCGGCCTTGCAGTACTACGACCAGGTGCGCGATGCCACGACGGGCGGGGACCGGACGGTGCAACGCAGCTTCTACCGCCTGTTCATGATCCCCGGCACCTCGCATGGCGGCACCGGCCCGGGGCCGTACGACATCGGCCAGATCGGCCAGACGCCGGTGTCGAACGACGCGTCGCACGATGCCATCACCGCCTTGCAGGCCTGGGTCGAACGAGGAAGCGCGCCGCAGCAGTTCATCGCCACGAAGTTCAGGAACAACGACCGTGCGCAAGGCATCGCCATGCAGCGCCCGATCTGCCTCTATCCCAGCCAGGCTGTCTACAAGGGCAGCGGCGACACCAACGATGCGGGCAACTTCTCCTGCCAGTAG
- a CDS encoding M48 family metallopeptidase, giving the protein MCQLCDAKQPASPRRGFLMAAMAAAAAPALAQVDVGQPSQLRSLVPADDLERAAAQEYSQLLQQARAKHALAPDSHPQLQRLRAISRRLIVDAPRWNPRAREWRWEVNLIGSESINAFCMPGGKIAFFTAILDKLKLTDDEVAMVMGHEMAHALREHARERMAKSQGTGALLSLGAQLFGLGQLGDLAANVGTQLLTLKFSRDDETEADLVGLEMGARAGYNPEAAVSLWEKMGRVSGSDAGTAFLSTHPSGPDRIARLRENVPRVMGLYEQAKK; this is encoded by the coding sequence ATGTGCCAGCTCTGCGATGCAAAACAGCCCGCTTCGCCGCGCCGCGGGTTCCTGATGGCGGCCATGGCGGCTGCTGCGGCGCCGGCGCTGGCGCAGGTCGACGTCGGCCAGCCTTCGCAGCTGCGCTCGCTGGTGCCGGCCGACGACCTGGAGCGCGCGGCCGCGCAGGAATACAGCCAGCTGCTGCAGCAGGCGCGCGCCAAGCACGCGCTGGCGCCGGACAGCCACCCGCAACTGCAGAGGCTGCGCGCCATCTCGCGCCGGCTCATCGTCGATGCGCCGCGCTGGAACCCGCGGGCGCGGGAATGGCGCTGGGAAGTGAACCTGATCGGCAGCGAATCCATCAATGCTTTCTGCATGCCGGGCGGCAAGATCGCATTCTTCACCGCCATTCTCGACAAACTCAAGCTCACCGATGACGAAGTCGCGATGGTGATGGGCCACGAGATGGCACACGCCTTGCGCGAGCACGCGCGCGAGCGCATGGCCAAGAGCCAGGGCACGGGCGCCTTGCTGTCGCTGGGCGCGCAGCTGTTCGGGCTGGGGCAGCTGGGCGACCTGGCGGCCAACGTCGGTACGCAGCTGCTCACGCTCAAGTTCAGCCGCGACGACGAGACCGAAGCCGACCTGGTGGGCCTGGAGATGGGCGCGCGCGCCGGCTACAACCCGGAAGCGGCCGTGAGCCTCTGGGAAAAGATGGGCCGCGTGTCCGGCAGCGATGCCGGAACGGCTTTCCTGTCCACCCACCCCAGCGGCCCGGACCGCATCGCCCGCTTGCGCGAGAACGTGCCGCGCGTGATGGGGCTGTACGAGCAGGCGAAGAAGTAA
- a CDS encoding flavin reductase family protein — protein MSTARAATHDALAAELAWWTAANDSFDAAVAAASLPAPGDLPVDPRELRNALGRFATGVCVVTTRTATGQAAGLTVNSFSSVSLDPPLVAWCLGRKAPSLRAFAQAEHFAVHVMAQDQHALAMHFARPAEDKFAAVREAFEPGLGEVPVLKDALARFECRKASTVEGGDHLIFIGRVERFAYADRAPLLFHAGRFLDRGDAAA, from the coding sequence ATGAGCACCGCACGTGCCGCCACCCACGACGCGCTGGCCGCCGAACTGGCCTGGTGGACGGCCGCCAACGATTCCTTCGATGCCGCGGTCGCCGCTGCCTCGCTACCGGCGCCGGGTGACCTGCCCGTCGATCCGCGCGAATTGCGCAATGCGCTGGGCCGCTTCGCCACCGGCGTCTGCGTGGTGACGACGCGCACCGCCACGGGACAGGCGGCGGGCCTGACGGTGAACTCCTTCAGCTCCGTGTCGCTGGACCCGCCACTGGTCGCCTGGTGCCTGGGCCGCAAGGCGCCCAGCTTGCGCGCTTTCGCGCAGGCGGAACACTTCGCGGTGCACGTGATGGCGCAGGACCAGCATGCGCTGGCCATGCACTTCGCGCGGCCCGCCGAAGACAAGTTCGCTGCCGTGCGCGAGGCCTTCGAGCCGGGGCTGGGCGAAGTCCCGGTGCTGAAGGATGCGTTGGCCCGCTTCGAGTGCCGCAAGGCGTCGACGGTGGAGGGTGGCGACCACCTGATCTTCATCGGGCGGGTGGAGCGCTTTGCGTACGCGGACCGCGCGCCGCTGCTGTTCCACGCCGGCCGCTTCCTGGACCGCGGCGACGCCGCGGCCTGA
- a CDS encoding class II aldolase/adducin family protein, with product MKDLAAQQRDVRLLARACDRAGLATAYGHCSVRLDASSFLVCAPKPMGLVTPQDLGSIVHLDAPLPEGVLGEVRMHREVYRLRPDVNAILRFISPHVTALAALGRTPRPRHGFGAYFAPQVPLWPNPELVRNDSAAEGVARTMGKNAGVVVSVNGALVGGADVAQALTLAIFLEDAARVELCALQGGCADQAGLSAEQCAARATWAGRVAERQWEYWVRGDPEQ from the coding sequence ATGAAAGACCTGGCTGCGCAGCAGCGCGACGTGCGCCTGCTCGCCCGCGCTTGCGACCGCGCGGGCCTGGCGACCGCCTACGGGCATTGCAGCGTGCGCCTGGACGCGTCGTCCTTCCTGGTGTGTGCGCCCAAGCCGATGGGGCTGGTGACGCCGCAGGACCTGGGCAGCATCGTCCACCTGGATGCGCCCCTGCCCGAAGGCGTGCTGGGAGAGGTGCGCATGCACCGCGAGGTCTATCGCCTGCGGCCGGATGTGAACGCGATCCTGCGCTTCATCTCGCCGCACGTGACCGCGCTGGCCGCCTTGGGCCGCACGCCGCGGCCCCGGCATGGCTTTGGCGCCTATTTCGCGCCGCAGGTGCCGCTGTGGCCGAACCCGGAACTGGTCCGCAACGATTCCGCCGCCGAAGGCGTGGCCCGCACGATGGGCAAGAACGCGGGCGTGGTGGTTTCCGTCAACGGCGCGCTGGTCGGCGGGGCCGACGTCGCGCAGGCGCTCACGCTGGCCATCTTCCTGGAGGATGCCGCCCGGGTGGAACTCTGCGCACTGCAAGGGGGTTGCGCCGACCAGGCGGGCCTCTCCGCCGAACAATGCGCCGCCCGCGCCACCTGGGCCGGGCGCGTGGCGGAGCGGCAATGGGAATACTGGGTCCGCGGCGATCCGGAGCAGTGA
- a CDS encoding VOC family protein — translation MIRYQKFGRVELNVTDLARSRRYYEDIVGLQFVEQGPEGEVLLRCDHDHHNVVLHAAASAGLRVAGFGLEDESQFEPLRERLRAAGLDAREIPPALCARHRQQRALRVFEPRVGAVIEFYLPLADTARPFRPGVARIQRLGHVVFNTPRAAEAIAFWRDVLNFRVSDAVGEMVTFLRVWPNPWHHGIGIASAPEYSLHHVNYMVSEIDDIGRALARLRKAQSPVVFGPGRHPASESVFLYFLDPDGLTMEYSFGMEAFPERFAREPRQLPLAPEWLDAWGSERDPRCFTGAAPNAPLEAAMEGA, via the coding sequence ATGATCCGATACCAGAAATTCGGCCGGGTGGAACTGAACGTCACCGACCTCGCGCGTTCGCGGCGCTACTATGAGGACATCGTCGGCCTGCAGTTCGTGGAGCAGGGTCCGGAGGGCGAGGTCCTGCTGCGGTGCGACCACGACCACCACAACGTCGTGCTTCACGCCGCCGCCAGCGCCGGCCTGCGGGTGGCGGGCTTCGGGCTGGAAGACGAGTCCCAGTTCGAACCGCTGCGCGAGCGGCTGCGCGCGGCCGGCCTGGATGCGCGCGAGATCCCGCCGGCGCTGTGCGCCCGCCACCGGCAGCAGCGCGCACTGCGCGTGTTCGAACCCCGCGTCGGCGCGGTGATCGAGTTCTACCTGCCGCTCGCTGATACGGCCCGGCCGTTCCGTCCGGGCGTCGCGCGCATCCAGCGCCTGGGACATGTGGTGTTCAACACGCCGCGCGCCGCCGAGGCCATCGCGTTCTGGCGCGACGTGCTCAACTTCCGCGTGTCCGATGCGGTCGGCGAGATGGTCACTTTCCTGCGCGTGTGGCCCAATCCCTGGCACCACGGCATCGGCATTGCGTCAGCGCCGGAATACAGCCTGCACCACGTGAATTACATGGTGAGCGAGATCGACGACATCGGGCGGGCCCTGGCGCGCCTGCGCAAGGCGCAGTCGCCCGTGGTGTTCGGGCCGGGACGCCACCCGGCGTCCGAGAGCGTTTTCCTGTATTTCCTGGACCCGGACGGCCTGACGATGGAATACAGCTTCGGCATGGAAGCCTTTCCCGAGCGTTTCGCGCGCGAGCCGCGCCAGCTGCCGCTGGCGCCGGAGTGGCTGGATGCGTGGGGATCGGAGCGCGATCCGCGCTGCTTCACCGGCGCGGCCCCGAACGCGCCGCTCGAAGCCGCCATGGAGGGCGCATGA
- a CDS encoding MFS transporter, which yields MNVFRNPWWIVFGSVLGLVVGNVTILQFSTSVLMKPIMAEFGWSRTVPSAAVGLGSLFAAIATPFVGRFIDRRGIKPVTLAAITLFALATAAMAFAPATAFVFCAMFSLVGLFSGGQAPLPYAKSIAAAFDDKRGIALGVAMTGVGLGAAIIPKLSQVYLEHFGWRGAFLALGATVFVVAFPAVALFLREPAARAAPGQAAPALPGMDAREVVRSRNFWIMALVFTCIPVVANGIIFHLVALLTDRGIPADRAVAVFAAIGPSLIFGRLLCGWFLDRFHGPYVAVAFIALPALGVLVLLSGSDPKVTAAGAVLVGLGLGAEVDLIGYLQSRYFGLKAFGQVYGYLFAIFTVGTGIGPFVMGASFDATGSYRPVLLAFVVVLAAAAVAMLRLPRTYPFPVARRGLAAGRSEPSISLQA from the coding sequence GTGAACGTCTTTCGCAACCCCTGGTGGATCGTCTTCGGCTCCGTGCTCGGCCTGGTCGTCGGCAACGTCACCATCCTCCAGTTCTCCACCTCGGTCCTGATGAAACCCATCATGGCCGAATTCGGTTGGTCCCGCACGGTGCCCTCGGCGGCCGTGGGCCTCGGCTCCCTGTTCGCGGCGATCGCGACGCCCTTCGTGGGCCGCTTCATCGACCGGCGCGGCATCAAGCCCGTGACCCTGGCGGCCATCACGCTGTTCGCCCTGGCGACGGCGGCGATGGCGTTCGCGCCGGCCACGGCCTTCGTGTTCTGCGCGATGTTCTCGCTGGTGGGGCTGTTCAGCGGCGGCCAGGCGCCGCTGCCCTACGCCAAGTCGATCGCCGCGGCCTTCGACGACAAGCGCGGCATTGCATTGGGCGTCGCGATGACGGGCGTGGGCCTGGGCGCGGCCATCATCCCCAAGCTGTCGCAGGTCTACCTGGAGCACTTCGGCTGGCGCGGCGCCTTCCTGGCGCTGGGCGCGACGGTGTTCGTCGTGGCCTTCCCCGCCGTCGCGCTGTTCCTGCGCGAGCCCGCGGCCCGTGCCGCCCCGGGCCAGGCCGCCCCGGCGTTGCCCGGCATGGACGCCCGCGAAGTCGTGCGCAGCCGCAACTTCTGGATCATGGCGCTGGTCTTCACCTGCATCCCCGTGGTGGCCAACGGCATCATCTTCCACCTGGTGGCGCTGCTCACCGACCGCGGCATCCCGGCCGATCGCGCCGTGGCGGTGTTCGCCGCCATCGGACCCTCGCTGATCTTCGGGCGCCTGCTGTGCGGCTGGTTCCTCGATCGCTTCCACGGTCCCTACGTCGCCGTCGCCTTCATCGCGCTGCCGGCCCTGGGCGTGCTGGTGCTGCTCTCGGGTTCCGATCCCAAGGTGACCGCGGCTGGTGCCGTGTTGGTCGGACTGGGCCTGGGCGCGGAGGTGGACCTGATCGGCTACCTGCAAAGCCGCTACTTCGGCCTGAAGGCTTTCGGGCAGGTCTACGGCTACCTGTTCGCCATCTTCACCGTCGGCACCGGCATCGGGCCTTTCGTGATGGGCGCGAGCTTCGACGCGACCGGCTCCTACCGGCCGGTGCTGCTCGCCTTCGTCGTCGTGCTGGCCGCCGCAGCCGTGGCCATGCTGCGCCTGCCGCGCACCTATCCCTTCCCGGTGGCCCGCAGGGGCCTCGCCGCGGGTCGCTCCGAACCCTCCATTTCCCTGCAGGCATGA
- a CDS encoding acyl-CoA dehydrogenase family protein has translation MTPETGLLDRPPRATAGAPATRPGFDELLQRARELRPFLRERAQQTERDRRVGSEVSGLLKEAGLYRVVQPRRFGGWEFGLEELRQLAFELGRGCTSTGWCYGLSAANAWTLGMFPEQAQADVWAADPDVLLAACIAPTGKASRVEGGYRLDGRWGFASNCDNAGWLALGTMVDDGSGQPPRPMYLLVPRGDYEIVDNWHTVGLAGTGSKDIAIEREVFVPAHRSVSFADVLEQQAPGALVNEAALFRIPFLSGFPPLLANPAVAALQGALDEFVDSVAARTTRGAFAGGGSTIAQFGHVQTAVAEAEAAIDAAQLILQRDLRSASELAAAGVKLTKEQRIAFRRGHAYAVKLCVHAVNGLYDVVGGTGIHLESGIQRAWRDVNAVAHHISVNWNAVSTMAGQLRLGLPPRGQF, from the coding sequence ATGACCCCAGAGACCGGACTTCTCGATCGCCCGCCGCGCGCCACGGCGGGCGCCCCCGCCACGCGCCCTGGCTTCGACGAACTGCTGCAGCGCGCACGCGAGCTGCGCCCCTTCCTGCGCGAGCGCGCCCAGCAGACCGAGCGCGACCGGCGCGTGGGCAGCGAGGTGAGCGGCCTGTTGAAGGAGGCAGGCCTGTACCGCGTCGTGCAGCCCCGCCGCTTCGGCGGCTGGGAATTCGGGCTGGAGGAGCTGCGCCAGCTGGCCTTCGAGCTGGGGCGCGGCTGCACGTCCACCGGCTGGTGCTACGGCCTGAGCGCGGCGAACGCCTGGACGCTGGGCATGTTTCCCGAGCAGGCCCAGGCGGACGTGTGGGCCGCCGACCCCGACGTGCTGCTGGCCGCCTGCATCGCGCCCACCGGCAAGGCAAGTCGCGTCGAGGGTGGCTACCGGCTGGACGGCCGCTGGGGTTTCGCGAGCAACTGCGACAACGCCGGCTGGCTGGCGCTGGGCACGATGGTGGACGACGGCTCGGGCCAGCCGCCGCGGCCCATGTACTTGCTGGTGCCGCGGGGCGACTACGAGATCGTCGACAACTGGCACACCGTGGGCCTCGCCGGCACCGGCAGCAAGGACATCGCCATCGAGCGGGAGGTGTTCGTGCCCGCGCATCGCAGCGTGAGCTTCGCGGACGTGCTGGAGCAGCAGGCGCCCGGCGCGCTAGTCAACGAGGCAGCGCTGTTCCGCATCCCCTTCCTGAGCGGCTTCCCGCCGCTGCTCGCCAACCCCGCCGTCGCCGCCCTGCAGGGCGCGCTGGATGAATTCGTGGACAGCGTCGCTGCGCGCACCACGCGCGGCGCCTTCGCCGGTGGCGGCTCCACGATCGCGCAGTTCGGCCACGTGCAGACGGCGGTGGCCGAGGCCGAAGCGGCGATCGACGCGGCGCAACTGATCCTGCAGCGCGATCTGCGCTCCGCCAGCGAGCTGGCGGCAGCCGGCGTGAAGCTCACCAAGGAGCAACGCATCGCGTTCCGTCGTGGCCATGCCTACGCGGTCAAGCTTTGCGTGCACGCCGTCAACGGCCTCTACGACGTGGTGGGCGGCACCGGCATCCACCTCGAAAGCGGCATCCAGCGGGCCTGGCGCGACGTCAATGCCGTGGCGCACCACATCAGCGTCAACTGGAACGCGGTGTCCACCATGGCGGGCCAGCTGCGGCTCGGCCTGCCGCCGCGCGGCCAGTTCTGA
- a CDS encoding MarR family winged helix-turn-helix transcriptional regulator has product MKTEPSRTAAKAARSGSEEGSAPALDFDMDHAVPALVARAGMRMGQAFSKQLKAFDLNLTEWRVCASLHHRPHQRLSDLAQNTAAEPSTLSRTVDSLMQRKVLVRDRSGADARALALSLTPEGVALTERIIPLAHLYERVAVAGIPKQHVALLKDMLHRLYENMAMLDGDN; this is encoded by the coding sequence ATGAAAACCGAGCCTTCCCGGACGGCGGCCAAGGCGGCGCGCAGCGGCAGCGAAGAAGGGAGCGCGCCTGCGCTTGACTTCGACATGGACCATGCCGTCCCAGCGCTCGTCGCGCGCGCCGGCATGCGCATGGGGCAGGCGTTCTCGAAGCAGCTCAAGGCCTTCGATCTCAACCTGACGGAATGGCGCGTCTGCGCGTCGCTGCACCACAGGCCGCATCAACGGCTGTCGGACCTGGCGCAGAACACCGCGGCCGAACCGTCCACGCTCTCGCGCACCGTGGACAGCCTGATGCAGCGCAAGGTGCTCGTGCGGGACCGCAGCGGGGCGGACGCGCGGGCGCTCGCCCTGAGCCTGACGCCGGAGGGCGTAGCGCTGACCGAGCGCATCATCCCGCTGGCCCACCTCTATGAACGCGTCGCCGTTGCGGGCATCCCGAAGCAGCACGTCGCGCTGCTCAAGGACATGCTGCATCGGCTCTACGAGAACATGGCCATGCTGGACGGGGACAATTGA
- a CDS encoding MBL fold metallo-hydrolase, giving the protein MLRYFTLPVTPFQQNCSVVYDDQTRQAAIIDPGGDLDRLLAEIDRHGLKLEQIWQTHAHIDHAGGTAELARRLDLPIIGPHPGDQFWITGLPQQGAMFGFPPAEPFVPTRWLQDGDTVELAGHVLNVRHCPGHTPGHVVFHSPEMQRAFVGDVLFAGSIGRTDFPQGNHEQLIASITQRLWPMGDETVFIPGHGPESTFGRERQTNPYVGGT; this is encoded by the coding sequence ATGCTCCGCTACTTCACCCTCCCCGTCACCCCTTTCCAGCAGAACTGCTCCGTCGTCTACGACGACCAGACCAGGCAAGCCGCCATCATCGACCCGGGCGGCGACCTCGATCGGCTGCTCGCCGAGATCGACCGGCACGGACTGAAGCTGGAACAGATCTGGCAGACCCACGCACACATCGACCACGCAGGCGGCACCGCGGAACTCGCGCGCCGCCTGGACCTGCCGATCATTGGTCCGCATCCCGGCGACCAGTTCTGGATCACCGGCCTGCCGCAGCAGGGCGCGATGTTCGGCTTCCCGCCGGCCGAGCCCTTTGTGCCCACGCGCTGGCTGCAGGATGGCGACACGGTGGAACTGGCCGGCCACGTGCTGAACGTGCGGCACTGCCCGGGCCACACGCCGGGGCACGTGGTGTTTCACTCACCGGAGATGCAGCGCGCCTTCGTCGGCGACGTGCTGTTCGCGGGCAGCATCGGCCGCACCGATTTTCCGCAGGGCAACCACGAGCAGCTGATCGCCAGCATCACGCAGCGGCTCTGGCCAATGGGCGACGAGACGGTGTTCATTCCGGGCCACGGGCCGGAGAGCACTTTCGGGCGCGAGCGGCAGACGAATCCCTACGTCGGCGGGACCTGA
- a CDS encoding LacI family DNA-binding transcriptional regulator, translating into MKSGKSTIYDLASLAGVSASTVSAVLSGNWRERRIAEATALKVQHLADSHKYSVNRQASGLRKSRSGLIGMIIPLHDNRFFSEMAQVFEGLARARGWYPIVVSTLRDPALELETVRTLISYRVEHLLVVGATDPDSVSRVCNGHGVAHVNVDLPGTMAASVISDNYSGARQLTEQLIARSRTQRSRKRNRPYFVGGLASDYATQRRMEAFKDTVQAHLGEVLPAQLNPCGYEGELAEAAVRTLHADLGGLPRALFINSTIALEGVVRFLSQLPPEELAACTFGCYDWDPFAMHLRFPLIMVRQDVRGLLAKAFQIIDDGLAGKRPVIEIQPALVFGDGVNASTGT; encoded by the coding sequence ATGAAGAGCGGAAAGTCGACGATCTACGACCTGGCCAGCCTGGCCGGCGTCTCGGCCTCCACGGTGAGCGCGGTCCTGAGCGGCAACTGGCGCGAACGGCGGATCGCGGAAGCCACCGCGCTGAAGGTGCAGCACCTGGCCGACTCGCACAAGTACAGCGTCAACCGCCAGGCCAGCGGCCTGCGCAAGAGCCGGTCGGGCCTGATCGGCATGATCATCCCGCTGCACGACAACCGCTTCTTCAGCGAGATGGCGCAGGTGTTCGAAGGGCTGGCCCGCGCGCGCGGCTGGTACCCGATCGTCGTCAGCACCTTGCGCGACCCGGCGCTCGAACTCGAGACCGTGCGCACGCTGATCTCCTACCGCGTCGAACACCTGCTGGTGGTCGGCGCGACCGACCCCGACTCGGTCAGCCGCGTGTGCAACGGCCATGGGGTCGCCCACGTCAACGTGGACCTGCCCGGCACGATGGCCGCGTCCGTCATCTCCGACAACTATTCGGGCGCGCGGCAACTCACCGAGCAATTGATCGCGCGCTCGCGCACGCAGCGCTCACGCAAGCGCAACCGGCCCTACTTCGTGGGCGGACTGGCGTCGGACTACGCCACGCAGCGGCGGATGGAAGCTTTCAAGGACACGGTGCAGGCGCACTTGGGCGAAGTGCTGCCCGCGCAATTGAATCCGTGCGGGTACGAAGGCGAGCTGGCCGAAGCCGCCGTGCGCACCCTGCACGCCGACCTGGGCGGCCTGCCGCGCGCGCTGTTCATCAACTCCACGATCGCGCTCGAAGGCGTGGTGCGCTTCCTCAGCCAGTTGCCACCCGAGGAACTGGCCGCCTGCACCTTCGGCTGCTACGACTGGGACCCGTTCGCGATGCACCTGCGCTTTCCGCTGATCATGGTGCGCCAGGATGTGCGGGGCCTGCTGGCCAAGGCCTTCCAGATCATCGACGACGGCCTGGCCGGCAAGCGGCCGGTGATCGAGATCCAGCCGGCGCTGGTGTTTGGGGATGGCGTCAACGCATCCACGGGCACCTAG
- a CDS encoding fumarylacetoacetate hydrolase family protein, translated as MKLVTYSHGGRTSIGKVEGDRIVDLPSADKALPATMLELLRAGPDALARAQAADGSRHMVPLAAARLQAPLPNPSKYLAIGMNYRKHVAEAAKVGVATPPTQVWFNKQVSCINGPGGEVHLPRVSAQLDYEVELGVVIGRRCRHVKAQEARSVIAGYTVCNDVSVRDWQLRTQTMTLGKSFDTCGPTGPWIVTDDEVPDPHALGLRLYVNGELRQQDVTGSMIHDIYAQIAYLSTAFTLEPGDLIATGTPSGVGVAMEPQRFLQVGDVMRCEIDGIGVLENRVVPEPV; from the coding sequence ATGAAACTCGTCACCTACAGCCACGGCGGCCGCACTTCGATCGGCAAGGTCGAAGGCGACCGCATCGTCGACCTCCCGTCCGCGGACAAGGCGCTTCCCGCCACGATGCTCGAACTGCTGCGCGCGGGGCCGGACGCCCTGGCCCGCGCGCAAGCTGCGGACGGCTCGCGCCACATGGTGCCGCTGGCGGCGGCCCGCCTGCAGGCGCCGCTGCCCAACCCCTCGAAGTACCTCGCGATCGGCATGAACTACCGCAAGCACGTCGCCGAGGCCGCGAAGGTGGGCGTGGCCACGCCGCCCACGCAGGTCTGGTTCAACAAGCAGGTGTCGTGCATCAACGGGCCCGGCGGCGAAGTGCACCTGCCGCGCGTGTCGGCGCAGCTCGATTACGAGGTGGAGCTGGGCGTGGTGATCGGCCGGCGCTGCCGCCACGTGAAAGCGCAGGAGGCGCGGTCCGTCATCGCCGGCTACACCGTGTGCAACGACGTTTCCGTGCGCGACTGGCAACTGCGCACGCAGACCATGACCTTGGGCAAGTCCTTCGACACCTGCGGCCCCACCGGCCCGTGGATCGTCACTGACGACGAAGTGCCGGATCCGCATGCCCTTGGCCTGCGCCTGTACGTCAACGGCGAACTGCGCCAGCAAGACGTGACCGGCAGCATGATCCACGACATCTACGCGCAGATCGCCTACCTGTCGACCGCCTTCACGCTGGAGCCCGGCGACCTGATCGCGACCGGCACGCCGTCCGGGGTGGGCGTGGCGATGGAGCCGCAGCGCTTCCTGCAGGTGGGCGACGTGATGCGGTGCGAGATCGACGGCATCGGCGTGCTGGAGAACCGCGTCGTGCCCGAGCCCGTGTGA